In Altererythrobacter rubellus, the following are encoded in one genomic region:
- the greB gene encoding transcription elongation factor GreB, which translates to MKPIGDPITPSGMAALKERYHHLLGTERPEIVEIVSWAAGNGDRSENGDYLYGRKRMREIDRELSHLSRRMKKLRVVDPSEQPDQSRVFFGATVELADENDNRKTVTLVGDDEQDAGNGRIGWNSPMAKALRGASIGDLRTVRLPTGLKEWEVLAISYD; encoded by the coding sequence ATGAAACCAATCGGTGATCCGATCACGCCGTCAGGGATGGCGGCGCTAAAAGAGCGATATCACCATCTGCTGGGGACTGAACGCCCTGAAATCGTAGAGATCGTCAGCTGGGCGGCGGGCAATGGTGACCGCAGCGAAAACGGCGATTATCTCTATGGCCGCAAACGCATGCGCGAGATCGACCGCGAACTGAGCCATCTCTCGCGCCGTATGAAAAAGCTGCGTGTTGTCGATCCCAGCGAGCAACCCGATCAATCGCGGGTGTTTTTTGGTGCCACTGTCGAGCTGGCCGATGAAAACGACAATCGCAAAACCGTTACACTGGTCGGCGATGACGAGCAGGATGCGGGCAATGGCCGGATTGGCTGGAATTCGCCCATGGCCAAGGCCTTGCGCGGCGCATCAATCGGGGATTTGCGAACAGTCAGGCTTCCCACTGGGCTGAAGGAATGGGAAGTTTTGGCGATTAGCTATGATTAG
- a CDS encoding invasion associated locus B family protein, whose protein sequence is MIRSLAPVLAILAVASPFAAKDSLGVFSDWAAFRDLEAPRCYAITAAEPVGPRTDAARDYEPYASVGTWPLRKVRNQLHLRLSREMTQGASISLRVGGRSFALTGGGGDAWAADQAMDAAIIGAMRSADTMRVTSTSKSGRRFTDTYQLSGAATAIDAATLGCAPAALNEARRS, encoded by the coding sequence ATGATTAGATCGCTCGCTCCTGTTCTGGCCATTCTGGCCGTTGCCTCGCCGTTCGCAGCCAAAGACAGCCTCGGCGTGTTTTCTGATTGGGCAGCGTTTCGCGATCTCGAGGCACCAAGATGCTATGCGATCACCGCAGCCGAACCGGTTGGCCCACGTACAGATGCCGCGCGCGACTATGAGCCCTATGCAAGTGTCGGCACCTGGCCCCTGCGCAAGGTCCGCAATCAACTGCATTTGCGGCTATCTCGCGAGATGACGCAGGGCGCTTCGATCAGCCTGCGCGTCGGCGGGCGCAGCTTCGCTTTGACCGGCGGTGGCGGCGATGCATGGGCCGCAGATCAAGCAATGGATGCGGCGATCATTGGTGCCATGCGTTCCGCCGACACCATGCGCGTTACGTCGACTTCCAAGTCAGGCCGGCGTTTCACAGACACCTATCAGCTGTCTGGTGCAGCGACCGCAATTGATGCCGCCACGCTAGGCTGCGCGCCTGCGGCCTTGAACGAAGCGCGCCGCAGCTAG